From a region of the Janthinobacterium sp. 61 genome:
- the lplT gene encoding lysophospholipid transporter LplT produces MNRGFYTIMAAQFFSSLADNALFFVAVDLLVSMKSPAWITPLLKLSFVLFYVLLAAFVGAFADALPKGKVMFIANMVKIFGCALVFFHVHPLLAYAVVGFGAAVYSPAKYGILTELLPPEKLVAANGWIEGLTVTSIILGTVMGGALVSGHVSDMLLSIDIPLIDTGISNKTEAALCVVVGIYVMATLANLKIPDTGCVYPHQERNPIKLITDFANCYSILWKDKLGQITLAVTTLFWGAGATLQLIVLEWAKQSLNMPFDKATSLVGVVAIGVAAGAVLSARFIPLRKSLTVIPLGIAMGVIVMMMTQVHSVWIAYPLLILIGALSGFFVVPMNALLQHRGHVLMSAGHSIAVQNFNENLSILTMLAVYSIMIRLHLPLNIIITLFGLFVAGTMYMIMRRHKLNQLEHDNLSLIGEQKH; encoded by the coding sequence ATGAATCGTGGTTTTTATACCATCATGGCGGCGCAGTTCTTTTCCTCGCTGGCAGATAACGCCCTCTTTTTTGTCGCCGTCGATTTATTGGTGTCCATGAAATCCCCGGCTTGGATCACGCCGCTACTCAAATTGTCGTTCGTACTGTTTTACGTGCTGTTGGCCGCTTTTGTTGGCGCTTTCGCTGATGCATTGCCGAAAGGCAAGGTCATGTTCATCGCTAACATGGTCAAGATCTTCGGCTGCGCCCTCGTCTTCTTCCACGTGCACCCGCTGCTGGCCTACGCCGTCGTCGGTTTCGGCGCGGCCGTGTATTCGCCCGCCAAGTACGGCATCCTGACGGAACTGCTGCCGCCGGAAAAGCTGGTGGCGGCGAATGGCTGGATCGAAGGCTTGACCGTCACCTCCATCATCCTGGGCACCGTCATGGGCGGCGCGCTCGTCAGCGGCCACGTGTCCGACATGCTGCTTTCCATCGACATCCCCCTGATCGATACGGGCATCAGCAACAAGACGGAAGCGGCCTTGTGCGTGGTAGTCGGCATCTACGTGATGGCGACCCTGGCCAACCTGAAGATTCCCGACACGGGCTGCGTGTATCCGCATCAGGAACGCAATCCTATCAAACTGATCACCGATTTTGCCAATTGCTATTCCATCCTGTGGAAAGACAAGCTGGGCCAGATTACCCTGGCCGTGACGACCCTGTTCTGGGGCGCTGGCGCCACCTTGCAACTGATCGTGCTGGAATGGGCCAAGCAGTCGTTGAACATGCCGTTCGACAAGGCGACCAGCCTGGTGGGCGTGGTCGCCATCGGCGTGGCCGCTGGTGCCGTGCTGTCGGCGCGCTTCATTCCGCTGCGCAAATCGCTGACCGTCATTCCGCTGGGCATCGCCATGGGCGTGATCGTCATGATGATGACGCAAGTGCACTCAGTGTGGATCGCCTACCCGCTGCTGATACTGATCGGCGCCCTGTCCGGCTTTTTCGTCGTGCCCATGAATGCCCTGCTGCAACACCGCGGCCACGTCCTGATGAGCGCAGGCCATTCCATCGCCGTGCAGAACTTCAATGAAAACCTGTCGATTCTCACCATGCTGGCCGTGTATTCGATCATGATCCGTTTGCACCTGCCGCTCAATATCATCATCACCCTGTTCGGCCTGTTCGTCGCCGGCACCATGTACATGATCATGCGCAGGCACAAGCTGAACCAGCTCGAACACGACAATCTGTCCTTGATTGGCGAGCAGAAACATTAA
- a CDS encoding DUF1853 family protein yields MQAADPAIGTFQARFERRWGHLTHPRVRALAWLLDSPDLLDPASPHWGGRIASLDPVTPAVTAWLGALQDDPSPLDAALGPRFYSRLGLYAEKLLAFYFEQHGVLQAHGLQVQVNRNDTVGEFDFLLRDGADGEALLHWEFATKFYLLEGAPDAGVFNHLIGPNLADTLGLKMRKILDKQLALSRHPAAQSLLAQPVRAAQALVKGWLFYAAGATPGMEGISLEHGHGFWCTPTELPQQRYIVLPRLQWLAPFKGREVEVLDVDALRAQLFGLVQAVMVATVDHVDGWEVERTRGFVVPDTWTEQAAGRRLAGMLPT; encoded by the coding sequence ATGCAGGCGGCTGACCCGGCCATCGGCACTTTTCAGGCCCGCTTCGAACGCCGCTGGGGGCATCTGACGCATCCCCGCGTGCGGGCGCTGGCCTGGCTGCTCGATTCGCCCGACTTGCTGGACCCGGCCAGCCCCCACTGGGGCGGGCGCATCGCCAGCCTGGACCCGGTCACGCCTGCCGTGACCGCCTGGCTGGGGGCGCTGCAGGATGACCCGTCGCCGCTCGATGCGGCGCTCGGTCCCCGATTCTATTCCCGCCTGGGCCTGTATGCTGAAAAGCTGCTGGCCTTTTATTTTGAGCAACATGGTGTATTGCAAGCGCATGGCTTGCAGGTGCAAGTGAACCGCAATGACACAGTGGGCGAGTTCGATTTCCTGTTGCGCGATGGCGCGGATGGTGAGGCGTTGTTGCACTGGGAATTCGCCACCAAGTTCTACCTGCTCGAAGGCGCGCCTGATGCCGGTGTCTTCAACCACTTGATCGGTCCCAACCTGGCCGACACCTTGGGATTGAAAATGCGCAAGATCCTCGACAAGCAACTGGCCTTGTCACGCCATCCGGCCGCGCAAAGCCTGCTGGCGCAGCCCGTGCGTGCGGCGCAGGCGCTGGTCAAGGGCTGGCTGTTTTATGCGGCAGGCGCCACGCCCGGCATGGAGGGCATTTCCCTGGAACATGGACACGGCTTCTGGTGCACGCCAACAGAATTGCCGCAGCAGCGCTATATCGTGCTGCCGCGCTTGCAATGGCTGGCGCCGTTCAAGGGACGCGAGGTGGAAGTGCTCGACGTCGATGCCTTGCGCGCGCAGTTGTTTGGGTTGGTGCAAGCGGTGATGGTGGCCACGGTGGACCATGTCGACGGCTGGGAAGTGGAGCGCACGCGTGGTTTTGTCGTGCCCGATACTTGGACGGAGCAGGCTGCTGGGCGGCGGCTGGCGGGTATGCTGCCAACGTAA
- a CDS encoding uracil-DNA glycosylase, with translation MSRSAVFLDEMGVGPLWRLRQGSAPEPADAVVEAPVPREASVAEPVAAAAETEAEAVADVVAEVKVEAPVAVAVTPEPAAMPDDTAWFDDAPPPPPAKQLSDADIAALDWDGLTAAVAKCARCDLCKTRKGVVMGRGDRQGAWLMLASSPSRAEEREGRALPGEQGKLLDNMLKAIEVDAGSDVYITHLLKCRPLDEAGQERLPTESESAACRPYFERELALLQPRTIVTLGSMAAAGINPGEKPVRGKVRQLANASVVATFHPEMLLQDETGKAKARAWADLCLAKSTHAGG, from the coding sequence ATGAGCCGCAGCGCCGTTTTCCTCGATGAAATGGGCGTTGGTCCCCTGTGGCGCTTGCGCCAGGGGAGCGCGCCCGAGCCCGCTGACGCCGTTGTCGAGGCCCCTGTGCCTAGGGAAGCCAGCGTGGCGGAGCCTGTGGCCGCAGCTGCAGAAACAGAAGCGGAAGCAGTGGCTGATGTGGTCGCCGAGGTGAAGGTCGAGGCGCCCGTTGCCGTTGCCGTGACACCGGAACCTGCCGCCATGCCCGACGACACGGCCTGGTTCGACGATGCTCCCCCGCCACCGCCCGCCAAACAGCTGAGTGATGCCGATATCGCCGCCCTCGACTGGGATGGCTTGACGGCCGCCGTCGCCAAGTGCGCGCGCTGCGACTTGTGCAAGACGCGCAAGGGCGTCGTCATGGGGCGTGGCGACCGTCAGGGCGCTTGGCTGATGCTGGCCAGCAGCCCGTCGCGCGCGGAAGAACGCGAAGGGCGCGCCTTGCCGGGCGAGCAGGGTAAATTGCTCGACAATATGTTGAAAGCCATCGAAGTCGATGCGGGCAGTGATGTGTATATCACCCATTTGCTGAAATGCCGTCCGCTTGACGAGGCGGGCCAGGAGCGCTTGCCCACCGAATCGGAGTCCGCCGCCTGCCGCCCGTATTTCGAGCGTGAACTGGCCCTGCTGCAGCCGCGCACCATCGTCACCCTGGGTTCGATGGCCGCAGCCGGTATCAATCCCGGTGAAAAACCCGTGCGTGGCAAGGTGCGCCAGCTAGCTAATGCTTCCGTGGTGGCCACCTTCCACCCGGAAATGCTGTTGCAGGACGAGACGGGCAAGGCCAAGGCGCGTGCCTGGGCCGACCTGTGCCTGGCGAAAAGCACGCATGCAGGCGGCTGA
- the rimI gene encoding ribosomal protein S18-alanine N-acetyltransferase — MSVAGKVLDSATGWDLLRLDYQPMAETDLAEVLALEQRVYPHPWTHGNFVDSLKSGYPAWVLRDVDGTLLGYFLLMLVVDEAHLLNVAVEGAIQGQGLGRFLLNQSCACARQLGMESMLLEVRPSNVRALDIYQRYGFEQIGRRKGYYPASNSQREDAIVMRYTL, encoded by the coding sequence ATGAGCGTGGCGGGCAAGGTTCTGGACAGCGCGACAGGCTGGGACTTGCTGCGTCTCGACTATCAACCGATGGCCGAGACGGACTTGGCCGAAGTGCTGGCGCTGGAACAGCGCGTGTATCCGCATCCCTGGACGCACGGTAACTTCGTCGATTCGCTCAAGAGCGGCTATCCGGCCTGGGTGTTGCGCGACGTGGACGGCACCTTGCTCGGCTACTTTTTATTGATGCTGGTCGTCGATGAGGCGCACTTGCTCAATGTGGCCGTCGAAGGCGCCATACAGGGCCAGGGCCTGGGCCGTTTTCTGCTGAACCAGTCCTGCGCCTGCGCGCGCCAGCTGGGCATGGAATCGATGCTGCTGGAAGTGCGTCCGTCGAACGTGCGCGCGCTCGATATTTACCAGCGCTATGGATTTGAACAGATAGGCCGGCGCAAGGGATACTATCCGGCCAGCAACTCGCAACGTGAGGACGCCATCGTGATGCGTTATACCTTATGA
- the tsaB gene encoding tRNA (adenosine(37)-N6)-threonylcarbamoyltransferase complex dimerization subunit type 1 TsaB, with product MPILLPTLLAIETSSELASCALLRGDVVLSRASSGVRTHSQSILPMVQELLAEAGVTLADVDAIAYGSGPGSFTGVRTACGIAQGLAYGASLPVVPVVTLDAMALACHQQHGAQRIVTVLDARMGEVYWAQYDYQDGLQAVSPPALSAPAGVAPQGDVVGCGNGFGAYADALAVLPCAATADDAIMPHAVQVGQLARIAFAAGQFVTAAEAQPLYLRNKIAYTSAERLDMQVAKAAAESAQ from the coding sequence ATGCCTATCTTACTTCCCACCTTACTTGCTATTGAAACTTCGTCCGAACTCGCCTCATGCGCCCTGCTGCGCGGCGATGTCGTCCTGTCCCGTGCCTCGTCGGGCGTGCGCACGCATTCCCAATCGATCTTGCCGATGGTGCAGGAATTGCTGGCCGAGGCGGGCGTGACCCTGGCCGACGTCGACGCCATCGCCTACGGCTCCGGTCCCGGCTCGTTTACGGGCGTGCGCACGGCCTGCGGCATCGCCCAAGGGCTGGCCTACGGCGCCAGTCTGCCCGTCGTGCCCGTCGTGACACTCGACGCCATGGCGCTGGCCTGCCACCAGCAGCATGGCGCGCAGCGCATCGTGACCGTGCTCGACGCCCGCATGGGCGAAGTGTACTGGGCGCAATACGATTACCAGGATGGCTTGCAAGCCGTGTCGCCGCCGGCCCTGAGCGCGCCGGCCGGCGTGGCGCCGCAAGGCGATGTGGTTGGCTGTGGCAACGGTTTTGGCGCGTATGCCGACGCCTTGGCCGTGCTGCCATGTGCCGCCACGGCCGATGACGCCATCATGCCGCACGCCGTGCAGGTGGGCCAGCTGGCGCGCATCGCCTTTGCGGCCGGTCAGTTCGTGACGGCGGCCGAGGCGCAGCCTTTGTATTTGCGCAACAAGATCGCCTACACGAGCGCAGAGCGCCTCGACATGCAGGTCGCCAAGGCCGCTGCGGAGTCCGCGCAATGA
- the dapC gene encoding succinyldiaminopimelate transaminase, with protein MNPHLAKLQPYPFEKLRQLFAGVTVNPEYAPISLGMGEPKHPTPAFIEQALVDNIHGLASYPTTIGSEALRTAIAGWLERRYGIPKLNPATQILPVNGSREALFALAQTVIDPSAGSLVISPNPFYQIYEGAAYLAGAEPYFVNSDPTRNFGCDYDAVPASVWEKVKLLFLCSPGNPTGAVLTLTDWEHLFALSERYDFVIAADECYSEIYHGDTAPLGALQAAHMLGLSTIERPYARLVVFSSLSKRSNVPGMRSGFVAGDAEVLKKFLLYRTYHGGAMSPAVQAASVAAWNDETHVEENRAKYRAKFDAITPLLQSVMDVQLPDAGFYLWADVSRTGLSDTEFAQRLYAEYNVTVLPGSYLARDAHGINPGRNRIRMALVAETAEGLEAALRIVKFCQQLSASASTPH; from the coding sequence GTGAATCCACATCTTGCTAAACTGCAACCATATCCATTTGAAAAGCTGCGCCAGCTGTTTGCCGGCGTGACGGTCAACCCCGAGTATGCGCCCATCAGCCTGGGCATGGGCGAACCCAAGCACCCGACGCCAGCCTTCATCGAGCAGGCATTGGTCGACAATATCCACGGCCTGGCCAGCTATCCGACCACCATCGGTTCGGAAGCCTTGCGTACCGCCATCGCCGGCTGGCTGGAACGCCGCTATGGCATCCCCAAGCTCAATCCTGCCACGCAAATCCTGCCCGTGAACGGTTCGCGCGAAGCGCTGTTTGCGCTGGCGCAAACGGTGATCGATCCGTCGGCCGGTTCGCTGGTGATCAGCCCGAATCCGTTTTACCAGATCTATGAAGGCGCGGCTTACCTGGCCGGCGCCGAACCGTATTTCGTCAATTCCGATCCCACGCGCAATTTCGGCTGCGACTACGACGCTGTGCCGGCATCCGTGTGGGAAAAAGTCAAGCTGCTGTTCCTGTGTTCGCCAGGCAACCCGACGGGCGCCGTGCTCACCCTGACGGACTGGGAACACCTGTTTGCCCTGTCCGAGCGCTACGATTTCGTCATCGCCGCCGACGAGTGCTATTCCGAGATTTACCACGGCGACACGGCCCCGCTGGGGGCGCTGCAGGCGGCGCACATGCTGGGCCTGTCCACGATCGAACGCCCGTATGCTCGCCTGGTGGTGTTTTCCAGCCTGTCGAAGCGTTCGAACGTGCCGGGCATGCGCTCGGGCTTTGTCGCCGGCGACGCGGAAGTGCTGAAAAAATTCCTGCTCTACCGAACCTACCACGGCGGCGCCATGAGCCCCGCCGTGCAGGCGGCCTCCGTCGCGGCCTGGAACGACGAAACCCATGTCGAGGAAAATCGCGCCAAGTATCGCGCCAAGTTCGATGCCATCACGCCGCTGCTGCAATCGGTGATGGACGTGCAATTGCCGGACGCCGGCTTTTACCTGTGGGCCGACGTCAGCCGCACGGGACTGTCCGACACCGAATTCGCGCAACGCCTGTACGCCGAATATAATGTCACGGTACTGCCTGGCAGCTACCTGGCACGCGACGCGCACGGCATCAATCCGGGCCGCAACCGCATCCGCATGGCCCTGGTGGCCGAAACGGCCGAAGGGCTGGAAGCGGCATTGCGCATAGTAAAATTCTGCCAGCAGCTTTCCGCATCCGCATCAACTCCGCATTAA